The following coding sequences lie in one Clarias gariepinus isolate MV-2021 ecotype Netherlands chromosome 27, CGAR_prim_01v2, whole genome shotgun sequence genomic window:
- the matn3a gene encoding matrilin-3a isoform X8, translating to MKSFIRVLLSCLSFLLVDFSDCYNVIYPSQILAQSYAQRRNDANPANARPPLRTLSPAATDSHCRSRPLDLVFIIDSSRSVRPGEFEKVKVFLAAMVDTLDIGADATRVAVVNYASTVKIEFLLKDHLKKESMKQAISVIEPLAAGTMTGLAIKKAMEEAFTEQSGARPKSQKIAKVAIIVTDGRPQDQVEEVSAAARASGIEIYAVGVDRADKQSLRLMASHPLEDHVFYVETYGVIEKLTSKFRETLCGVPPCKMGHSCQHICVGNGTSYYCKCHPGYVLNEDKRTCSVNRDSVRDSHTDGAGNGRNDDNDDNDGESSASIDACALGHDCQHTCVSSSSSYYCTCLPGFVLMQDKKSCFKANAGGGDDNDDDDDDDDGSASLGQCGIGHDCEHICVNSDSSYHCKCRRGFVLNEDKKTCSRLDQCEMGHDCEHSCISSDDSYHCECQKGFVLNEDKKTCSRLDQCGMGHDCEHICVSSDSSYHCECWRDFVLNDDKKTCSRLDQCGVGHDCEHICVTSDGSYHCKCPRGFVLNEDKKTCSRQDQCGMGHGCEHICINNDNSHHCECRAGFVLNEDKKTCSRLDECGMGHDCEHICVSSNESYQCECWRGFTLNGDKKTCSHEEMKVEIVQDPCHCEARLAFQRQTQNSIQALNGKLADITKKVQQVERMLSNK from the exons ATGAAGTCCTTCATCAGAGTTTTACTCTCTTGCCTTTCATTTCTGCTGGTGGATTTCTCCGACTGctataatgttatttatccATCACAGATTTTAGCCCAGAGTTACGCACAGAGAAGAAATGATGCTAATCCAGCCAACGCCAGACCACCACTAAGGACGCTTAGTCCAGCAG CTACAGATTCTCACTGTAGGAGCCGCCCGCTGGACCTCGTCTTTATCATAGACAGCTCTCGCAGTGTGCGTCCAGGTGAGTTTGAGAAGGTTAAGGTCTTCCTTGCGGCCATGGTTGACACTCTGGACATCGGAGCTGATGCCACCCGGGTCGCCGTGGTGAACTACGCCAGCACCGTCAAAATCGAGTTCCTCCTCAAAGACCAtctgaaaaaagaaagcatgaaGCAAGCGATCAGTGTTATCGAACCTCTGGCTGCTGGGACCATGACCGGTCTGGCCATCAAGAAAGCCATGGAAGAGGCCTTCACCGAGCAGTCGGGAGCACGGCCGAAATCACAGAAGATCGCCAAGGTGGCCATCATCGTCACGGACGGGCGTCCTCAGGATCAGGTGGAAGAGGTGTCCGCTGCAGCCCGAGCCTCAGGGATCGAGATCTACGCGGTGGGCGTGGACCGGGCCGACAAGCAGTCGCTCAGGCTCATGGCCAGCCATCCACTAGAAGACCACGTGTTCTATGTAGAGACCTACGGCGTCATCGAGAAGCTCACATCCAAGTTCAGGGAGACTCTGTGTG GTGTACCACCATGCAAAATGGGACACAGCTGTCAACACATCTGTGTTGGAAACGGCACATCCTATTACTGCAAGTGTCATCCTGGCTATGTCTTAAACGAAGACAAGAGGACATGCTCTGTTAACAGGGACAGTGTCCGTGATAGTCACACCGATGGTGCAGGCAATGGAcgtaatgatgataatgatgacaATGATGGTGAAAGTAGTGCCA GTATCGATGCTTGTGCACTGGGTCATGACTGTCAGCACACTTGTGTGAGCAGTAGCTCTTCCTATTACTGCACCTGTCTCCCAGGCTTTGTCTTGATGCAGGACAAAAAATCTTGTTTCAAGGCCAatgctggtggtggtgatgataatgatgatgatgatgatgatgatgacggtaGTGCCA GTCTGGGCCAGTGTGGGATCGGACATGACTGTGAGCACATTTGTGTCAACAGTGATAGCTCGTATCACTGTAAATGCCGGAGAGGTTTTGTCTTAAATGAAGACAAGAAAACTTGCTCAC GTTTGGACCAGTGTGAGATGGGACATGACTGTGAGCACAGTTGTATCAGTAGTGATGACTCGTATCACTGTGAATGTCAGAAGGGATTTGTCTTGAATGAAGACAAGAAAACATGTTCAC GTCTGGACCAGTGTGGGATGGGACATGACTGTGAGCACATTTGTGTTAGCAGTGATAGCTCCTATCACTGTGAATGCTGGAGGGACTTTGTCTTGAATGACGACAAGAAAACTTGTTCAC GTCTGGACCAGTGTGGGGTAGGACATGACTGTGAGCACATTTGTGTCACCAGTGATGGCTCGTATCACTGCAAATGCCCGAGGGGGTTTGTCTTGAATGAAGACAAGAAAACTTGTTCAC GTCAGGACCAGTGTGGGATGGGGCATGGCTGTGAGCACATTTGTATTAACAATGATAACTCGCATCACTGTGAATGCAGGGCGGGGTTTGTCTTGAATGAAGACAAGAAAACCTGTTCAC GTCTGGACGAGTGTGGGATGGGACATGACTGTGAGCACATTTGTGTCAGCAGTAATGAATCCTATCAGTGTGAATGCTGGAGAGGTTTTACCTTAAACGGAGACAAGAAAACCTGCTCAC ATGAAGAAATGAAGGTGGAGATTGTTCAAGATCCGTGTCACTGCGAGGCCAGACTGGCTTTCCAAAGGCAGACACAAAACTCCATCCAGGCGCTTAATGGCAA ACTGGCAGACATCACCAAGAAAGTACAGCAAGTGGAAAGGATGCTGTCTAACAAGTGA
- the matn3a gene encoding matrilin-3a isoform X10 yields MKSFIRVLLSCLSFLLVDFSDCYNVIYPSQILAQSYAQRRNDANPANARPPLRTLSPAATDSHCRSRPLDLVFIIDSSRSVRPGEFEKVKVFLAAMVDTLDIGADATRVAVVNYASTVKIEFLLKDHLKKESMKQAISVIEPLAAGTMTGLAIKKAMEEAFTEQSGARPKSQKIAKVAIIVTDGRPQDQVEEVSAAARASGIEIYAVGVDRADKQSLRLMASHPLEDHVFYVETYGVIEKLTSKFRETLCGLDQCEMGHDCEHSCISSDDSYHCECQKGFVLNEDKKTCSRLDQCGMGHDCEHICVSSDSSYHCECWRDFVLNDDKKTCSRLDQCGVGHDCEHICVTSDGSYHCKCPRGFVLNEDKKTCSRQDQCGMGHGCEHICINNDNSHHCECRAGFVLNEDKKTCSRLDECGMGHDCEHICVSSNESYQCECWRGFTLNGDKKTCSHEEMKVEIVQDPCHCEARLAFQRQTQNSIQALNGKLADITKKVQQVERMLSNK; encoded by the exons ATGAAGTCCTTCATCAGAGTTTTACTCTCTTGCCTTTCATTTCTGCTGGTGGATTTCTCCGACTGctataatgttatttatccATCACAGATTTTAGCCCAGAGTTACGCACAGAGAAGAAATGATGCTAATCCAGCCAACGCCAGACCACCACTAAGGACGCTTAGTCCAGCAG CTACAGATTCTCACTGTAGGAGCCGCCCGCTGGACCTCGTCTTTATCATAGACAGCTCTCGCAGTGTGCGTCCAGGTGAGTTTGAGAAGGTTAAGGTCTTCCTTGCGGCCATGGTTGACACTCTGGACATCGGAGCTGATGCCACCCGGGTCGCCGTGGTGAACTACGCCAGCACCGTCAAAATCGAGTTCCTCCTCAAAGACCAtctgaaaaaagaaagcatgaaGCAAGCGATCAGTGTTATCGAACCTCTGGCTGCTGGGACCATGACCGGTCTGGCCATCAAGAAAGCCATGGAAGAGGCCTTCACCGAGCAGTCGGGAGCACGGCCGAAATCACAGAAGATCGCCAAGGTGGCCATCATCGTCACGGACGGGCGTCCTCAGGATCAGGTGGAAGAGGTGTCCGCTGCAGCCCGAGCCTCAGGGATCGAGATCTACGCGGTGGGCGTGGACCGGGCCGACAAGCAGTCGCTCAGGCTCATGGCCAGCCATCCACTAGAAGACCACGTGTTCTATGTAGAGACCTACGGCGTCATCGAGAAGCTCACATCCAAGTTCAGGGAGACTCTGTGTG GTTTGGACCAGTGTGAGATGGGACATGACTGTGAGCACAGTTGTATCAGTAGTGATGACTCGTATCACTGTGAATGTCAGAAGGGATTTGTCTTGAATGAAGACAAGAAAACATGTTCAC GTCTGGACCAGTGTGGGATGGGACATGACTGTGAGCACATTTGTGTTAGCAGTGATAGCTCCTATCACTGTGAATGCTGGAGGGACTTTGTCTTGAATGACGACAAGAAAACTTGTTCAC GTCTGGACCAGTGTGGGGTAGGACATGACTGTGAGCACATTTGTGTCACCAGTGATGGCTCGTATCACTGCAAATGCCCGAGGGGGTTTGTCTTGAATGAAGACAAGAAAACTTGTTCAC GTCAGGACCAGTGTGGGATGGGGCATGGCTGTGAGCACATTTGTATTAACAATGATAACTCGCATCACTGTGAATGCAGGGCGGGGTTTGTCTTGAATGAAGACAAGAAAACCTGTTCAC GTCTGGACGAGTGTGGGATGGGACATGACTGTGAGCACATTTGTGTCAGCAGTAATGAATCCTATCAGTGTGAATGCTGGAGAGGTTTTACCTTAAACGGAGACAAGAAAACCTGCTCAC ATGAAGAAATGAAGGTGGAGATTGTTCAAGATCCGTGTCACTGCGAGGCCAGACTGGCTTTCCAAAGGCAGACACAAAACTCCATCCAGGCGCTTAATGGCAA ACTGGCAGACATCACCAAGAAAGTACAGCAAGTGGAAAGGATGCTGTCTAACAAGTGA
- the matn3a gene encoding matrilin-3a isoform X3: MKSFIRVLLSCLSFLLVDFSDCYNVIYPSQILAQSYAQRRNDANPANARPPLRTLSPAVDSSIYRLNGEQYLHKDQPKVLSQLVNYPGRKSLSLAKAKDWQKDLSSTQIILSPLHENPQLRREWAAVLCRKVAAPDGSLTGHVEVEEESLAGQETLQVVPALSTTVQSFVIPELPPASLDRSHAKEGQSREVPEQPLVVPGLSSPGPEISFTDSSQEGPEQSLAGQGQSRKLPEQSLVLSGLSVTNPEQTLLVPERLPEHPEQSAEHLQIPTGNPVTPFQPTSPPAHQWTWITSALRPNLSLTKSTLAPQLFREATSSQSVPASTLAPQLYPKTTSALSSGRTATDSHCRSRPLDLVFIIDSSRSVRPGEFEKVKVFLAAMVDTLDIGADATRVAVVNYASTVKIEFLLKDHLKKESMKQAISVIEPLAAGTMTGLAIKKAMEEAFTEQSGARPKSQKIAKVAIIVTDGRPQDQVEEVSAAARASGIEIYAVGVDRADKQSLRLMASHPLEDHVFYVETYGVIEKLTSKFRETLCGVPPCKMGHSCQHICVGNGTSYYCKCHPGYVLNEDKRTCSVNRDSVRDSHTDGAGNGRNDDNDDNDGIDACALGHDCQHTCVSSSSSYYCTCLPGFVLMQDKKSCFKANAGGGDDNDDDDDDDDGSASLGQCGIGHDCEHICVNSDSSYHCKCRRGFVLNEDKKTCSRLDQCEMGHDCEHSCISSDDSYHCECQKGFVLNEDKKTCSRLDQCGMGHDCEHICVSSDSSYHCECWRDFVLNDDKKTCSRLDQCGVGHDCEHICVTSDGSYHCKCPRGFVLNEDKKTCSRQDQCGMGHGCEHICINNDNSHHCECRAGFVLNEDKKTCSRLDECGMGHDCEHICVSSNESYQCECWRGFTLNGDKKTCSHEEMKVEIVQDPCHCEARLAFQRQTQNSIQALNGKLADITKKVQQVERMLSNK; the protein is encoded by the exons ATGAAGTCCTTCATCAGAGTTTTACTCTCTTGCCTTTCATTTCTGCTGGTGGATTTCTCCGACTGctataatgttatttatccATCACAGATTTTAGCCCAGAGTTACGCACAGAGAAGAAATGATGCTAATCCAGCCAACGCCAGACCACCACTAAGGACGCTTAGTCCAGCAG TAGACAGCAGTATATATAGGTTAAACGGAGAGCAGTATCTTCACAAAGACCAGCCGAAGGTTTTGTCTCAACTGGTAAACTATCCTGGACGCAAGAGCCTTTCACTAGCCAAAGCTAAAGACTGGCAAAAAGACTTATCATCAACACAGATAATACTGTCTCCGTTACACGAGAACCCCCAGCTGAGGCGTGAATGGGCAGCGGTACTTTGCCGCAAAGTGGCAGCTCCTGACGGATCTCTTACAGGACATGTTGAGGTCGAGGAAGAATCGCTTGCAGGTCAAGAAACACTTCAAGTAGTTCCAGCTCTTTCGACTACAGTTCAATCGTTTGTAATTCCAGAATTACCACCTGCCAGTTTGGACAGGTCACATGCCAAGGAGGGACAATCACGAGAAGTCCCAGAACAACCACTTGTAGTTCCAGGACTTTCAAGTCCAGGTCCAGAAATTTCATTTACAGATTCTTCACAGGAAGGTCCAGAGCAGTCACTTGCGGGTCAGGGGCAATCTCGTAAACTTCCAGAACAGTCTCTTGTACTTTCAGGTCTTTCGGTTACAAACCCAGAGCAGACGCTCTTAGTTCCAGAACGGTTACCTGAACATCCAGAACAATCCGCAGAACATTTACAAATTCCAACAGGTAATCCAGTGACACCTTTCCAACCAACATCTCCTCCTGCACACCAGTGGACCTGGATAACCTCAGCATTGCGGCCAAATCTCTCACTTACAAAGTCCACTCTGGCGCCACAACTATTCCGTGAAGCCACCTCATCACAGTCCGTGCCAGCGTCCACTCTGGCACCACAGCTGTATCCTAAAACAACCTCAGCACTCAGTTCAGGGAGGACAG CTACAGATTCTCACTGTAGGAGCCGCCCGCTGGACCTCGTCTTTATCATAGACAGCTCTCGCAGTGTGCGTCCAGGTGAGTTTGAGAAGGTTAAGGTCTTCCTTGCGGCCATGGTTGACACTCTGGACATCGGAGCTGATGCCACCCGGGTCGCCGTGGTGAACTACGCCAGCACCGTCAAAATCGAGTTCCTCCTCAAAGACCAtctgaaaaaagaaagcatgaaGCAAGCGATCAGTGTTATCGAACCTCTGGCTGCTGGGACCATGACCGGTCTGGCCATCAAGAAAGCCATGGAAGAGGCCTTCACCGAGCAGTCGGGAGCACGGCCGAAATCACAGAAGATCGCCAAGGTGGCCATCATCGTCACGGACGGGCGTCCTCAGGATCAGGTGGAAGAGGTGTCCGCTGCAGCCCGAGCCTCAGGGATCGAGATCTACGCGGTGGGCGTGGACCGGGCCGACAAGCAGTCGCTCAGGCTCATGGCCAGCCATCCACTAGAAGACCACGTGTTCTATGTAGAGACCTACGGCGTCATCGAGAAGCTCACATCCAAGTTCAGGGAGACTCTGTGTG GTGTACCACCATGCAAAATGGGACACAGCTGTCAACACATCTGTGTTGGAAACGGCACATCCTATTACTGCAAGTGTCATCCTGGCTATGTCTTAAACGAAGACAAGAGGACATGCTCTGTTAACAGGGACAGTGTCCGTGATAGTCACACCGATGGTGCAGGCAATGGAcgtaatgatgataatgatgacaATGATG GTATCGATGCTTGTGCACTGGGTCATGACTGTCAGCACACTTGTGTGAGCAGTAGCTCTTCCTATTACTGCACCTGTCTCCCAGGCTTTGTCTTGATGCAGGACAAAAAATCTTGTTTCAAGGCCAatgctggtggtggtgatgataatgatgatgatgatgatgatgatgacggtaGTGCCA GTCTGGGCCAGTGTGGGATCGGACATGACTGTGAGCACATTTGTGTCAACAGTGATAGCTCGTATCACTGTAAATGCCGGAGAGGTTTTGTCTTAAATGAAGACAAGAAAACTTGCTCAC GTTTGGACCAGTGTGAGATGGGACATGACTGTGAGCACAGTTGTATCAGTAGTGATGACTCGTATCACTGTGAATGTCAGAAGGGATTTGTCTTGAATGAAGACAAGAAAACATGTTCAC GTCTGGACCAGTGTGGGATGGGACATGACTGTGAGCACATTTGTGTTAGCAGTGATAGCTCCTATCACTGTGAATGCTGGAGGGACTTTGTCTTGAATGACGACAAGAAAACTTGTTCAC GTCTGGACCAGTGTGGGGTAGGACATGACTGTGAGCACATTTGTGTCACCAGTGATGGCTCGTATCACTGCAAATGCCCGAGGGGGTTTGTCTTGAATGAAGACAAGAAAACTTGTTCAC GTCAGGACCAGTGTGGGATGGGGCATGGCTGTGAGCACATTTGTATTAACAATGATAACTCGCATCACTGTGAATGCAGGGCGGGGTTTGTCTTGAATGAAGACAAGAAAACCTGTTCAC GTCTGGACGAGTGTGGGATGGGACATGACTGTGAGCACATTTGTGTCAGCAGTAATGAATCCTATCAGTGTGAATGCTGGAGAGGTTTTACCTTAAACGGAGACAAGAAAACCTGCTCAC ATGAAGAAATGAAGGTGGAGATTGTTCAAGATCCGTGTCACTGCGAGGCCAGACTGGCTTTCCAAAGGCAGACACAAAACTCCATCCAGGCGCTTAATGGCAA ACTGGCAGACATCACCAAGAAAGTACAGCAAGTGGAAAGGATGCTGTCTAACAAGTGA
- the matn3a gene encoding matrilin-3a isoform X7, which translates to MKSFIRVLLSCLSFLLVDFSDCYNVIYPSQILAQSYAQRRNDANPANARPPLRTLSPAVDSSIYRLNGEQYLHKDQPKVLSQLVNYPGRKSLSLAKAKDWQKDLSSTQIILSPLHENPQLRREWAAVLCRKVAAPDGSLTGHVEVEEESLAGQETLQVVPALSTTVQSFVIPELPPASLDRSHAKEGQSREVPEQPLVVPGLSSPGPEISFTDSSQEGPEQSLAGQGQSRKLPEQSLVLSGLSVTNPEQTLLVPERLPEHPEQSAEHLQIPTGNPVTPFQPTSPPAHQWTWITSALRPNLSLTKSTLAPQLFREATSSQSVPASTLAPQLYPKTTSALSSGRTATDSHCRSRPLDLVFIIDSSRSVRPGEFEKVKVFLAAMVDTLDIGADATRVAVVNYASTVKIEFLLKDHLKKESMKQAISVIEPLAAGTMTGLAIKKAMEEAFTEQSGARPKSQKIAKVAIIVTDGRPQDQVEEVSAAARASGIEIYAVGVDRADKQSLRLMASHPLEDHVFYVETYGVIEKLTSKFRETLCGLDQCEMGHDCEHSCISSDDSYHCECQKGFVLNEDKKTCSRLDQCGMGHDCEHICVSSDSSYHCECWRDFVLNDDKKTCSRLDQCGVGHDCEHICVTSDGSYHCKCPRGFVLNEDKKTCSRQDQCGMGHGCEHICINNDNSHHCECRAGFVLNEDKKTCSRLDECGMGHDCEHICVSSNESYQCECWRGFTLNGDKKTCSHEEMKVEIVQDPCHCEARLAFQRQTQNSIQALNGKLADITKKVQQVERMLSNK; encoded by the exons ATGAAGTCCTTCATCAGAGTTTTACTCTCTTGCCTTTCATTTCTGCTGGTGGATTTCTCCGACTGctataatgttatttatccATCACAGATTTTAGCCCAGAGTTACGCACAGAGAAGAAATGATGCTAATCCAGCCAACGCCAGACCACCACTAAGGACGCTTAGTCCAGCAG TAGACAGCAGTATATATAGGTTAAACGGAGAGCAGTATCTTCACAAAGACCAGCCGAAGGTTTTGTCTCAACTGGTAAACTATCCTGGACGCAAGAGCCTTTCACTAGCCAAAGCTAAAGACTGGCAAAAAGACTTATCATCAACACAGATAATACTGTCTCCGTTACACGAGAACCCCCAGCTGAGGCGTGAATGGGCAGCGGTACTTTGCCGCAAAGTGGCAGCTCCTGACGGATCTCTTACAGGACATGTTGAGGTCGAGGAAGAATCGCTTGCAGGTCAAGAAACACTTCAAGTAGTTCCAGCTCTTTCGACTACAGTTCAATCGTTTGTAATTCCAGAATTACCACCTGCCAGTTTGGACAGGTCACATGCCAAGGAGGGACAATCACGAGAAGTCCCAGAACAACCACTTGTAGTTCCAGGACTTTCAAGTCCAGGTCCAGAAATTTCATTTACAGATTCTTCACAGGAAGGTCCAGAGCAGTCACTTGCGGGTCAGGGGCAATCTCGTAAACTTCCAGAACAGTCTCTTGTACTTTCAGGTCTTTCGGTTACAAACCCAGAGCAGACGCTCTTAGTTCCAGAACGGTTACCTGAACATCCAGAACAATCCGCAGAACATTTACAAATTCCAACAGGTAATCCAGTGACACCTTTCCAACCAACATCTCCTCCTGCACACCAGTGGACCTGGATAACCTCAGCATTGCGGCCAAATCTCTCACTTACAAAGTCCACTCTGGCGCCACAACTATTCCGTGAAGCCACCTCATCACAGTCCGTGCCAGCGTCCACTCTGGCACCACAGCTGTATCCTAAAACAACCTCAGCACTCAGTTCAGGGAGGACAG CTACAGATTCTCACTGTAGGAGCCGCCCGCTGGACCTCGTCTTTATCATAGACAGCTCTCGCAGTGTGCGTCCAGGTGAGTTTGAGAAGGTTAAGGTCTTCCTTGCGGCCATGGTTGACACTCTGGACATCGGAGCTGATGCCACCCGGGTCGCCGTGGTGAACTACGCCAGCACCGTCAAAATCGAGTTCCTCCTCAAAGACCAtctgaaaaaagaaagcatgaaGCAAGCGATCAGTGTTATCGAACCTCTGGCTGCTGGGACCATGACCGGTCTGGCCATCAAGAAAGCCATGGAAGAGGCCTTCACCGAGCAGTCGGGAGCACGGCCGAAATCACAGAAGATCGCCAAGGTGGCCATCATCGTCACGGACGGGCGTCCTCAGGATCAGGTGGAAGAGGTGTCCGCTGCAGCCCGAGCCTCAGGGATCGAGATCTACGCGGTGGGCGTGGACCGGGCCGACAAGCAGTCGCTCAGGCTCATGGCCAGCCATCCACTAGAAGACCACGTGTTCTATGTAGAGACCTACGGCGTCATCGAGAAGCTCACATCCAAGTTCAGGGAGACTCTGTGTG GTTTGGACCAGTGTGAGATGGGACATGACTGTGAGCACAGTTGTATCAGTAGTGATGACTCGTATCACTGTGAATGTCAGAAGGGATTTGTCTTGAATGAAGACAAGAAAACATGTTCAC GTCTGGACCAGTGTGGGATGGGACATGACTGTGAGCACATTTGTGTTAGCAGTGATAGCTCCTATCACTGTGAATGCTGGAGGGACTTTGTCTTGAATGACGACAAGAAAACTTGTTCAC GTCTGGACCAGTGTGGGGTAGGACATGACTGTGAGCACATTTGTGTCACCAGTGATGGCTCGTATCACTGCAAATGCCCGAGGGGGTTTGTCTTGAATGAAGACAAGAAAACTTGTTCAC GTCAGGACCAGTGTGGGATGGGGCATGGCTGTGAGCACATTTGTATTAACAATGATAACTCGCATCACTGTGAATGCAGGGCGGGGTTTGTCTTGAATGAAGACAAGAAAACCTGTTCAC GTCTGGACGAGTGTGGGATGGGACATGACTGTGAGCACATTTGTGTCAGCAGTAATGAATCCTATCAGTGTGAATGCTGGAGAGGTTTTACCTTAAACGGAGACAAGAAAACCTGCTCAC ATGAAGAAATGAAGGTGGAGATTGTTCAAGATCCGTGTCACTGCGAGGCCAGACTGGCTTTCCAAAGGCAGACACAAAACTCCATCCAGGCGCTTAATGGCAA ACTGGCAGACATCACCAAGAAAGTACAGCAAGTGGAAAGGATGCTGTCTAACAAGTGA